GCGCCGACGCTGAGCCAGTACTGCGCGCGGTCGGAGTCGACCTCGATGCGCGAGGGCTCCTCGGTCGGGTGGTACAGACCGATCTCCTCGATCACGCGACCATCGCGCTTGGTGCGCGAGTCGGCGACGACGATGCGGTAGTACGGAGCGCGGATCTTGCCCAGGCGCTTCAGACGGATTTTGACAGCCACGATTCTCCTGTTTGAGTGGATGAGATGTGTCGAACTGACTGCCGTGGGCGTGGGGGCACACTCGGCAGGAGGTCTAATGTTCGTCCCACGTGCCGGATAGAGGGTCGGGCACGGTGAACTCAACTAGCTATTCTGTCAGACATTGCGCCGCTTTGAACAATCGGATGGACGGGACGACCGCATGCAGATCGAATTCTCGGAGTCCGAGCGCTCCACCGTCGGCATCGAGTGGGAGATCGCCCTGGTCGACGGCTCCACCGGAGATCTGGTGCAGATCGCCGATGAGGTGCTCCGCGAGCTCGGCACGGCCGACGGCGAAGAGCATCCGCAGATCACCCACGAGCTGCTGCTGAACACGGTGGAGCTGGTCAGCCGGGTCCACAAGACGGTCCCTGCCGCCATCACCGACCTGCAGGAGCTGATCGGGCTCGTCCGCGGTGTCACCGACCCGCTGGGCGTCGAGCTCATGTGCGCGGGGACGCATCCCTTCGCCCAGTGGTTCGACCAGAAGGTCACGCCGAATGAGCGCTACGACCGGCTGCTCGACCGCACGCAGTGGTGGGGCCGGCAGATGATGATCTGGGGCGTCCACGTGCACGTGGGGATCGACTCGGTCGACAAGGCCCTCCCGATCGTCAACGGACTGCTGTCCTACTACCCGCACCTGCAGGCGCTGAGCGCATCCAGCCCGTTCTGGGCGGGTGCGCGCACGGGCTACGCGTCGAATCGTGCCCTCATGTTCCAGCAGCTGCCGACCGCGGGGCTGCCGTGGCAGTTCGGCACCTGGGCGAACTACGAGGAGTACGTGCAGGATCTCGTCACCACGGGCGTCGTCGAGGACCACTCCGAGGTGCGCTGGGACATCCGCCCCTCGCCGAAATGGGGCACGGTCGAGATGCGCGCCTGCGACGGCCTCTCCACGCCGGACGAGGTCGGCGCGGTCGCGGCGCTCATCCACTGCCTGACCGACCGGATGTCCGGTCGGCTGGACGAGGGCGTCGAGCCCGTCACCCTGCAACCGTGGT
This region of Leifsonia sp. fls2-241-R2A-40a genomic DNA includes:
- a CDS encoding glutamate--cysteine ligase translates to MQIEFSESERSTVGIEWEIALVDGSTGDLVQIADEVLRELGTADGEEHPQITHELLLNTVELVSRVHKTVPAAITDLQELIGLVRGVTDPLGVELMCAGTHPFAQWFDQKVTPNERYDRLLDRTQWWGRQMMIWGVHVHVGIDSVDKALPIVNGLLSYYPHLQALSASSPFWAGARTGYASNRALMFQQLPTAGLPWQFGTWANYEEYVQDLVTTGVVEDHSEVRWDIRPSPKWGTVEMRACDGLSTPDEVGAVAALIHCLTDRMSGRLDEGVEPVTLQPWFVRENKWRAARYGLDAEIIVAPDGSERLVSDSLRELVDDLQPEAERLGCVDELATVLTILETGASYQRQLAVAEANGGSLQAVVSSLTHELRSGLAR